The Candidatus Aegiribacteria sp. genome includes the window CTCGAACTGATCGATAACGGAGATACGGTTACCGTTTCCGGGAAAGGATACGAACTCTCACTCGACAGGAGCGAGATATTGAGTTCTTCATGTCTTTCCTGCATTTATCCTGACGCGCAGGAGTGCGATATTTTCATCGGCGAGCCAAGGGCTGAAGTACCGAATGAAAACAGGCTGAAGGAAATAAAGGAGTTCGAGGCTCTGTCCACAGAAGAGAGATGGGAAAGCACTCGCGGGGAGTACGAAAAGTGCATTCGCTGCTATGCATGCAGGAATGTATGTCCTTCATGTTACTGCAACGTCTGCTTCGTTGATCAGAACGATCCCGGGTGGATAGGCAACACATGCGAATTCACTGATTCGATGGTTTTCCATATTATAAGGAACCTTCATGTAGCAGGAAGATGCGTTGAATGCGGAGCCTGCGCACGGGCCTGCCCGATGGATATAAACCTTCTGCTTCTCAACAGAAAAGTCGCTATGGAAGTCAAAGACAGATTCGGTGACATCGCCGGTCTTGATATCAACGGAAAGCCCGCAATGGTTGATTTCAAGGAAGACGAAAAACAAGAATTCATAATGGGGTAATGAAGATGGTCAGGCTGGACAAAAAGAAATTCGATGATTTCATCCGTGAGCTTTCGGAGGAGTATTCTGTCTACGCTCCGGGAAAAGCGGGCGGAAAAACCGAATTCATCCAGATAAACCCGGGCGATGAGATCGAACTCACCCGTCCAGTTACCGATATGTCCCCGAAAAGCATTTTCTTCCCCCCTGCTGAAGTACTCTTCGAGTACGACGAAGATGGTGTCAGGACACCGCAGACATCTCACAGACCTATCGCTGTATTTGGGATGAGAAGCTGTGATGCGCGAAGTCTTGTAATGCTTGACAGGGTATTCGGAAGCGCGATTCAGATGCCGGAGGATGCAAATTTCCAGGATCCTTACTGGAAAGAAAAGTACGACACTTCGCTGATATTCGGTTTCGCATGCAATGAACCGCTGTCAACCTGCTTCTGCAACTGGCTCGAAGGGGGGCCGCATAACAAAGACGGAATGGACGTGTTTGTCGTTAATGCCGGTGATTTCTACCTGATGGAACCGGTGAGTGATAAGGGCATCGATATTATCAACAGATTATCCTGCCTTACGGACGCCGCGGAAGAGGATGAAGTCCTGGCCGCGAAACTGGCTTCGGATGCCAAATCGATGATGGCTGCCCCGCTTGATTCAGGCGGGCTGGGCGAAAAGCTGA containing:
- a CDS encoding 4Fe-4S dicluster domain-containing protein → MVRLDKKKFDDFIRELSEEYSVYAPGKAGGKTEFIQINPGDEIELTRPVTDMSPKSIFFPPAEVLFEYDEDGVRTPQTSHRPIAVFGMRSCDARSLVMLDRVFGSAIQMPEDANFQDPYWKEKYDTSLIFGFACNEPLSTCFCNWLEGGPHNKDGMDVFVVNAGDFYLMEPVSDKGIDIINRLSCLTDAAEEDEVLAAKLASDAKSMMAAPLDSGGLGEKLTALYDEPIWGEISAKCVNCGACTFSCPTCHCFDVQDEGKGKKGKRVRIWDSCMFPIFTMEASGHNPRALSSERVRQRVMHKYSYYPENYGEILCTGCGRCVMVCPVNLDIREVLKRIISYNESGKSNE
- a CDS encoding 4Fe-4S dicluster domain-containing protein; its protein translation is MITTDDLRKAVKELLAEKKIDLFIGWEKGSLPLSATPLFITSEDEAEKVVFDITCGNNLSIYFTKDRKQFTDKKVGIAVKGCDSRSVVLNILEKQIDRENIVIVGVPCHGVLDKKKVLAKTDEREVLELIDNGDTVTVSGKGYELSLDRSEILSSSCLSCIYPDAQECDIFIGEPRAEVPNENRLKEIKEFEALSTEERWESTRGEYEKCIRCYACRNVCPSCYCNVCFVDQNDPGWIGNTCEFTDSMVFHIIRNLHVAGRCVECGACARACPMDINLLLLNRKVAMEVKDRFGDIAGLDINGKPAMVDFKEDEKQEFIMG